The following nucleotide sequence is from uncultured Draconibacterium sp..
TAAACGACTCGCTACCTGCATATTCAAGGCTTGCTTTTAGCCAAAATGCTGATTCTACAGCACTGGAAAACGATGGATGGTTAAACACCGCCGATATTTACAACTTGAAATTAGACGCTAAAATGACAGTGCTAAGTGCGTGTAATACCGGAGTGGGAAAACTGCAAAAAGGCGAAGGATTAATGAGTTTAGCCAGAGGTTTTCTTTATGCGGGTTGCCCGTCGGTTGTAATGTCGCTTTGGGAAGTTGAAGATGTTGCCGGTACAAAAATTATGACTTCCTTTTATAAATACCTAAAAGCTGGAAAAACAAAAGACGAAGCACTTCGGCTCGCAAAATTAAAATACCTCGAAAATTCTAACTCCCGGTTAGCTCACCCTCATTACTGGATGAGTTTTAAATGTATTGGCGATAATTCTCCGGTGTACACAAGTTATGATCTTTACTTTTTTGCGATTCTTATTGTGCTAATTATCGCTTTTTCTATCGATCAGGGAATCCGCATAAAAAAAGCCCGTCGTAACCGACAGGCTTAATTGAATGTGTATATTTTTTCGAATTAATCTATGGACGATTCTTCGATTATTTAAAAGAGTACCTGAGCTTTCTTAAAATTGCTTTGGCATCTTTTTCGTAATGACCTTTACGATCGATAACTGCCAGCAATTCTTTCTTCGCTTCTGCTCTTTTATTCATTTTCAGGTAACATAGTGCTTTATACCACTCTGCTTCCTCAATAAACATGTTATTTCCGTGGTCAATAACTTTGGTATATTCAGTAACCGCTTTTGGGTATTTATTCAAATTCTGATAACTCAATCCTTTATAAAACTGAGGTACAAATTGATCATCAGCTTTAACTGTTGCATTATCTAGCAGATCAATAGTTTTTTGGAACTCATTCTGCTGGAAATACATTTGAGCCTGATGTATTATGTTCATTTCACTGTCAACAGAACGTTCAGAAGCCCATGATGTTGAAGTAAAGTATTTATCGTACGAATTGTCTAGCGTATTGGTATTCATTCGCATTGCACCAAGTAAACCAACCAGTACCAAAACCACGGCTACGCTGCTACGCCAAAATTTGGTAGTGCCAATCTCGATTCGAGGCATTATAATTGATTTTACCTCTTTCTTCTCCGATTCGTCTCTGGCGTCTTTCAACTTCTGACGTAAGCCCATGATATCCATTTCCGAAACGGCAGAGTTTATATTTTCGCGAAGTGCAACTTCTGCCATCAAATCGGTATTTTTCTTCAGCTCTGCACTGAATTCTTCCAATAAAAACTCGTCTTCAAGAACTCCATCAATGAAATCTTCAATAGTTTGCTCGCTAACATTCCATGAGGTCTCAGATTCCATAATATTTCTTAATTCACTTCGCAGATCCATTATATCATTTTCTGCAACCGAAAATTCAATTTCATTATGCAAACCAACTTCTGACTGTAACAATTCATTTTGGTCCAGCTCTGCTTCAAACTCTGCCAAAATATCGTCACTCATTTCACCGTTCAGGTAGCTATCAATATCCTCAACAGAGTATTGTGGTTCAACTGATTTAGCAACCTGTTGCAAGGTCTCGCGCAAGTTTAGGATATCCGTTTCTAAAACGGCTTCTTCCAAACCTTCAAGTCCTTCCATGTCGAAACCATTCAAATCTTCTTCAATAACGACTTGTTCCGAGCCGTTTTGCTCTTTATAATAATGATGTATGTTTTCGTTGCTTGTTCGTTCATGCTGATATACATGAACTTTTGGGAGTGATTCGAAACTTTCAATAAGTTCTTCGGGTGTTAACTCGGCTGTGGCTTCTTCAAATTCGCTGAAGTCGTCTAACAACTCGAATGAGCCGTCTAACTTGCCATTTTGGTTACTTGTTATTTGAATTTCCTCGAGTTTCCCTTTAAGGTCAAGAACATCCATTTCCAGCACTGCCGACTGAATGTTTTTGTGAAGTTCTACTTCTTCTCTTAACTCCTGGTTTAACTCTAGTTCTTTTTCAAATTCTTCTCTCTCTTGGTTGTTTAATAAATCTAAACAGTAATCTTCAATGCGTCCAAATAATTCTGCTTTAGGTGTCATCTTCAAGTATCTTTTTAAATTCTGTATCTTGCTTAATGCGCTTTATCAACAGTTCTTTACATTTATACTTTCTTGTTTTAGCATATTTTTCAGTTTTGTAGCCCATAATTTTCGCAATTTCTTTTAGCGGGACCTTTTCAAAAAACATCTGCAATAGCTTCTGACAATCTGTACTCAAAGTTTTGAAATGCTTTTGATACAAACCGTATTTTTCGTTTTTATCTACTAACTCAACCAGGTTGTCGTCATAAACGTCTTCCTGAAACGGTAATGAATCATTCAGCTTTTCCCTTTCAATGCGTCGTTTTTCGAGTTGCTTTAACCACAAAAATCGACATACCGAAAATAAATAACCTTGAAAAGAACTCTTTTCGAAAATTAAATCGTTTTCTTTTAATTTCCTGTAAATAACGATAATAGCTTCCTGAAAAATATCACTGGCATCGTCCTCACTTCCTTGGTTTTTCTTAATGAAATAATTTACTTTATAGTAATACTGTTTATATATGTACTGTAAAATTAAATTATCGTGCCTTAAGATTCCTTTCAGGATTTGCGCATCCGTATAATTTATCATCTTCTAATATATTATTCGATTATTGGTAAAAAGGTAACCCTCTATTTAAATTTATTCTATTCACAACTTCAAAGCCAACCTGTTCATAAACATGCAATTTAGCTTATTAACAAGCCGTTACAAGATTTGATAAAGATAAAAATTAAATTAAAAAAAGAAGCAGACTTTTGGGATTTATTGATTGGAAGGTCCTAGAAAACAAAAAGGACAGGTTCAACAACCCATCCTTTTCTCATTAAACTAACTAACCTAACTAAACCTAAACTTATGAAAATAAACGTACCACAAATATAAAGGCATATTGTAAATCCGACAAGAAAAAGATGTTAAATGGTGTTAAAGCTGATAACAATTAACATTGAATTTACTGTGCAACGAAAGTATATTGGATTGTTCCCTTTTGGCGGGCAGGCGCAGTGTTGTCGCTGTTGAAAACGGTTCGGGTTGCAGCTTCTTTTGCGTAAGCGAACAACTGTTTATCGCGTATAGAACCGTTGTCTCGAGGTTCGGCTTCAACAACCTTCCCCTGGCGGTTTACAGTTATATCAACTATTACAGTTCCTCCGCCCTGACTTAGATATACCGGAACAGGCAATCGCAAATGATACCGATTTTCGAGGTAGTAGACAATATTACTCTCACCGGCATAAATTACGTTCTTTATCGAATCGCGATCCATGCCTTCGGTAGTTTCAACCGGCATTTCAATATCGCTTAAATCAACAGTTTCTTTGGCTAGATTTTTATTTACGTTGGAAACAAGTTGTTTGGCAGCTTCCACCTCTTTTAAATAGTCATCGTCGAAAAACTCGTCGGTTGAGGTTGTGGTATTTTCTCTTGCCGATTGATTAGAGGCAACATTTGTTCTTGTGTTGGTTGTTTCTTCGCTATTTGTCTGTTCAGTATTTTCGTCTTCTGTTTCCGGTTCAACTATTTCTGGTTCCAGCATTTCCTCTGGAAAATCAATGAGAATGGCTTCTTCTTTTACATTTCCTTTAATATCTACATCGGCCAGTAAAAATGTAGAAAACAAGAGAATATGAAAAATCAGCGTACCGATTACTCCATAGACATTTCTTCTGTATATTTCTCCTATCTTCATTTCGAGCAAAAATATAAAATTAGCCGCTATATAAGCCGTTAATTGTAAAGAATACAACTATTCTTTTTGATGAAAAATATTTTCTAATGATAAAAAAAGAGCTCTCCATTTCCGGAAAACTCTTCAACTTTTCGAAATAAAACAGACTTATTTCGTTGCTCTTATCATCGCTCTGAAATAACCTATTGATTCGGCTATCCCCATAAACGGATCATCCATATTGCGTTCGTGCTCCAAGCTTATCACTCCGGAATAATTCACTTCGCGAAGCATATTTACAAATGCCGGAAAATCGATAATTCCTCGTCCAACTTCTACCGAATAACCTTCTTTACTTGCACCAGTAACATCTTTTAAGTGAATGTCGAAAACCCTCGAATGGTATTTTTTCAAGTCGGCAACCGGATCTTTTCCATTTCTGGTGTCGTGACCAATATCCAGACACATGCCAATTCTTGGATCCAGGTCTTTGGTGTGCTCCCAAACGTCATCAGCATCAGGATAAACATCAATGTCAGGACCATGCAAATGAATCGCAAAATATAAACCTGTTTCTTTCACTTTCTCATTTACGTATGGAAGCAACTCGTAATCTGGAACACCAACAATAGTGTTAACTCCCACTCTTTTGGCATAATCAAAGTACTTGTCGATATCCTCTTTGCTCTTCATGTACAATGGTCCAACAGCGTAACCCGTAACATCATAATCCGCGCATTTTTTATGAAATGCCTCAATCTCTGCAGTGGTGCTGTTAACCGGTAAATGAAAATCTTTAATACACAGATAATGAACATCGCACCTCTTCAGAGTTTCAAGCGTTGTTTGCAGGTCGAAATGCACAAAGGTATATCCCGCTACTCCAAGTTTAAACGACTCGGTGTTTTCCGGTGCCGGCTGCGGTTCAGGACGTTTAACTTCCTGTGCTGTAAGCGAAAAAGTAAAGATTATTATTAGTAGAAATAAAAGTGTTGATTTGTTCATCGTATTAAATTTAGTTGTTTCATTAAAAACAAATGTAACAATTAAACGAATACGACACAGATTATAATGGCCATGCGTGTTTGAGTAATTAAACAAGTACATATTCCAGGCGAGTTATAATGCCCGGTAACGATCATTTATCAAGAGTGATTGCAATTGAAGTAACAAATAAATCGCAATCAAACGGTTTGCCAGCGAGTTGTTATATTATAGTTTTGAGCATATTCCTCTCGCTCCTTTTCTTCATCTGTAATTTTGCTTTCATCCTCCATATTTTGCAGCTCAACACATGCATGATTAATGTCATTTTTTTCGCTTTTAAAGAATTTTTTCTTTATTTGATCGATCGCGCATCTAAATAATAAATTAACCTTTTTCATGTTTTTAGTTTTTTTGAGTTATTTCTTCGAATCATTCAAACGCTGCAACAAAACTGCAGCAAATGAACTCATCGATGTATTCTGAATAATTACATGATCCGGCAGGTCCAATATTTCATGAGTGAAATTCCAGATCGCTTTTACTCCACAGTTTACTAAATCTTCAGCTACTTCCTGGGCAACATTATTTGGCGTAGTTAAAATGGCAATTTCAACGTCTAATCGGTTCGAGAGATGAAACAACTTGTTATACTCCAAAACCGGAGTATTTCCAATGTGTTGCCCAATCTTTTTTTCATCTACATCAAATGCGGCTATCACTTTAAGTCCCAGCGTTTGATGCTCTTGGTAAGCCATTAATGCAGATCCTAAATTACCGGCACCAACCAAAAATGCTTCATTTACATGGTTGAATCCTAAAAAGTCTTCCAACGCATGACACAATTCGTAAGTATTGTACCCCACCCTCGGTTTTCCTTTTACACCGGTAAATGCCAAATCTTTTACTACCTGAGTTGGATCGCATTTGAGTTCTTTTCCAATCGAGGGTGCAGAAATATTCATCACACCCTGCTCTCGAACTTTTTCAAGAAAAAATAAGTAACCCGGCAGCCTCCTTAAAGTTGGTTCCGGAACTTGTTTTCTATTTTTTCTTAATGCGATCACTTTTGTAGCTTTTGTCATTTAATTCACTTTAAATATACTCAGAATACCTATTAGAGAATTTTTTCTCTATTCAATAAAAACTAACTTTCACTAAAAATTAACATTAAAATTGCCCTGATTTTCAATTGCAAAGAGCAGTTTGCAATATCTCTGAATTGATGTAAAATCGGTTATACACATTTGCAGTATAGATGAAAAGTTTACATATCGACAGAAATTGTAATCAGAATTCTAGCCTTCCTTCTCTAGAAAAACAATTCCTTATCATGATCAGGGAAAAATATGCCAGCATCAATACGCACCCTATCGAGCGTTTTTATCAAATCTTCACTCATCTTCCAGGTCATTTTCGGACTTTCGATTAAACCTGCATCCAAACATTCCATAACGTGTTTGGCTTCGTACTGATACCCTGCTCCTTCTTTCGTCTCGTTTGGAATTAACTGCTGTTCCTCACCATTTTTCCATACGGTTAAATCGGTTGGCGTAAACCAGCGCGGATGCAAAATGACATATCCATTTTCGCAACAGAATTCGGTTTGAACCGGCGAATGCACTGCAAAGCTTGATGAAAGGCTGGCCATCTCACCTCCTTTGTATTTGAAAATCATTTGAATACTTTCCTCACTTCCGGTAGGACTAAAATCTGCAGAAGATTTAATCAAATCAGGTACGCCCAAAGACGACAGTGCGGCAAATACGGGGTAAATACCAATGTCAAGTAACGAACCGCCTCCCAGCTTCACGTTATAAAGGCGTTTATTCACGTCAAAATCAGCATTAAAAGCAAAATCCGAGCGAACCATTTTTAATTTTCCCAGTTCGCCGGAATTAACGATCTCCAATGCTTTTTGGAAACTAGGCTGAAACATGGTCCAGAAAGCTTCCATTAAGAATGTATTGTTGTCCTTCGCACATTGTATCATTTGCACCACTTCGTGCTGATTCATGGCAAAAGCTTTTTCACACAATACTGCTTTTTTATGCTTTAAACACAACATTGTATGTTCAAAATGATGCGAGTGTGGAGTGGCTATATAAACAACGTCAACATTCGGGTCTTGAACCATTTCGATGTAACTGCCATACGCTTTTTCGAAGCCCAGTTCGTTTGCAAACTCCTTTGCCCGATTCAAGTCGCGTGAAGCTGCTGCATAAGGTTTTGCATTTGGCAATAATTTCAGGTCGTTAATAAACTTATTGGCAATTCTGCCACACCCTAAAACAGCCCAATTATATATTTTACTCATGAATTTGATATTTAGTTTGAAGGCTAAATGTACAAACTAAATATT
It contains:
- a CDS encoding tetratricopeptide repeat protein encodes the protein MTPKAELFGRIEDYCLDLLNNQEREEFEKELELNQELREEVELHKNIQSAVLEMDVLDLKGKLEEIQITSNQNGKLDGSFELLDDFSEFEEATAELTPEELIESFESLPKVHVYQHERTSNENIHHYYKEQNGSEQVVIEEDLNGFDMEGLEGLEEAVLETDILNLRETLQQVAKSVEPQYSVEDIDSYLNGEMSDDILAEFEAELDQNELLQSEVGLHNEIEFSVAENDIMDLRSELRNIMESETSWNVSEQTIEDFIDGVLEDEFLLEEFSAELKKNTDLMAEVALRENINSAVSEMDIMGLRQKLKDARDESEKKEVKSIIMPRIEIGTTKFWRSSVAVVLVLVGLLGAMRMNTNTLDNSYDKYFTSTSWASERSVDSEMNIIHQAQMYFQQNEFQKTIDLLDNATVKADDQFVPQFYKGLSYQNLNKYPKAVTEYTKVIDHGNNMFIEEAEWYKALCYLKMNKRAEAKKELLAVIDRKGHYEKDAKAILRKLRYSFK
- a CDS encoding sigma-70 family RNA polymerase sigma factor → MINYTDAQILKGILRHDNLILQYIYKQYYYKVNYFIKKNQGSEDDASDIFQEAIIVIYRKLKENDLIFEKSSFQGYLFSVCRFLWLKQLEKRRIEREKLNDSLPFQEDVYDDNLVELVDKNEKYGLYQKHFKTLSTDCQKLLQMFFEKVPLKEIAKIMGYKTEKYAKTRKYKCKELLIKRIKQDTEFKKILEDDT
- a CDS encoding sugar phosphate isomerase/epimerase family protein, whose amino-acid sequence is MNKSTLLFLLIIIFTFSLTAQEVKRPEPQPAPENTESFKLGVAGYTFVHFDLQTTLETLKRCDVHYLCIKDFHLPVNSTTAEIEAFHKKCADYDVTGYAVGPLYMKSKEDIDKYFDYAKRVGVNTIVGVPDYELLPYVNEKVKETGLYFAIHLHGPDIDVYPDADDVWEHTKDLDPRIGMCLDIGHDTRNGKDPVADLKKYHSRVFDIHLKDVTGASKEGYSVEVGRGIIDFPAFVNMLREVNYSGVISLEHERNMDDPFMGIAESIGYFRAMIRATK
- a CDS encoding redox-sensing transcriptional repressor Rex is translated as MTKATKVIALRKNRKQVPEPTLRRLPGYLFFLEKVREQGVMNISAPSIGKELKCDPTQVVKDLAFTGVKGKPRVGYNTYELCHALEDFLGFNHVNEAFLVGAGNLGSALMAYQEHQTLGLKVIAAFDVDEKKIGQHIGNTPVLEYNKLFHLSNRLDVEIAILTTPNNVAQEVAEDLVNCGVKAIWNFTHEILDLPDHVIIQNTSMSSFAAVLLQRLNDSKK
- a CDS encoding Gfo/Idh/MocA family oxidoreductase; the encoded protein is MSKIYNWAVLGCGRIANKFINDLKLLPNAKPYAAASRDLNRAKEFANELGFEKAYGSYIEMVQDPNVDVVYIATPHSHHFEHTMLCLKHKKAVLCEKAFAMNQHEVVQMIQCAKDNNTFLMEAFWTMFQPSFQKALEIVNSGELGKLKMVRSDFAFNADFDVNKRLYNVKLGGGSLLDIGIYPVFAALSSLGVPDLIKSSADFSPTGSEESIQMIFKYKGGEMASLSSSFAVHSPVQTEFCCENGYVILHPRWFTPTDLTVWKNGEEQQLIPNETKEGAGYQYEAKHVMECLDAGLIESPKMTWKMSEDLIKTLDRVRIDAGIFFPDHDKELFF